The Anabaena sp. PCC 7108 region TTTCCTAATTTTCAACTCCAGTGATAAATTGCAAAAAAAACTATTAATTCAGTAAATCGGGTTCTTGTCGGACAATCATCTCATACAAAGGTTGAAAGCTAAACCAACCTAATTCATGGGAACCCACCTGGCTTTGGGTCAAACTAGCATACTCTGGTTTGATAAGGCTAGGTTTCCCAGCGGATTCCGCTAATAATTGAGCTTGACAAGAACGTTCCATTGTGATGAACCACCAAGCAGCTTCATCAATGGAGTGACCTACTGTCAGTAAGCCGTGGTTTTTGAGAATAATGGCTTTATTATTACCTAAAGTTTGGGCAATACGCCGTCCTTCTTTTGGGTCGAGGACAACGCCTGTATAGTCATCAAACAGGCTATGGTTTTGGTAAAATGCACAAGCATCTTGGGTGAGTGGGTCCAAGAGACGACCAAGACTAGACCAGCTTTTACCGTAGATAGAATGGGCATGGGCTGCGGCTACTACGTCGGGACGAGCCGCATGAACCTGAGAATGAATGGCAAAAGCTGCCCGATTGACTAGACGGTTGCCGTGAATTACTTCACCTTCATGGTTAACTAAGATTAGGTCGCTAACTCGAATTAAACCAAAGTGCATTCCGAAGGGATTGACCCAAAAATGTTCTGGGTTTTCCGGGTCACGTGCAGTTATATGACCGGCAACACCTTCATCAAACCCAAATCGGGAAAATAGGCGAAATGCTGCTGCTAGGCGTTGTTGGCGATGTAGTCGTTCTTCTTCAACGGTGGTAAATGTTGGTATTTGAGGTGTGTTTGGCTTTGTAGTTTGCATTTTGACAGTTACTTTTTTATATTTTTCTGTAGGGTTAATATTTATCTATTTTTTCAGATTTAACTAATATTTATTCTCATGTAAATAAAGGATATAGCAATTCCCATTCAAGTGAGGTACAAGCAGTAACAATTAAACGCAGCGAAAAGTTCCTCGAAGCCGGGTTTCCCGGCGTAGGAAACTTTTCAAGACAGATGGACGCAGATAGACGCAGATAATTTTGTACTTCATTAGACTAGGAAACACTATAAACTTGATTCATATTTTTTGTATATTTGTAGAGGCAATTTATGAATTGTCCTTACAGATGCTTTTACGGAACTTTGATATTAAATCTTTTGGTTTTTCGCCAGACAAAAGCAAACTTGCCAACAGAGTTAAATCTAAATCGGGTAAAAATTCACTTTTTGATATTTTCTCATACTTATCACCCTGCAGAAAATATAACGAAAATTGATGATTCTTCCAAAACCAAACTTCTGGTACACCCAAACCTTGATAAATTAATAAATCATCAATTCCTCCACTGGTGACAACTACCTCAATAGCCAGATCAGGAACAGATTTTTCAGAATCAAAACAATAACATTCATCTGGTTCAATACCTCTAGCGGATGCTTCCCTTCTAAAAGTAGTTGATCCTAAAGGATAAAAATCAATATCTTTTTCTATAAAATAGGTTTCTAATAATAAAGCAATTAGCTTTTTATCAAACTCATGGCGACGACTAGGAGACATTATTTCTAAAGTACCTTCTAAATATTTAAAGCGATAATGAGAAGTATTTTCAAATTGCTGTAACAGTGTCTCATATATATTCCAGTTAATCCCATTAATCAGTAAAATTTGGTCAGAATCAACATTATCTAATGCTGATTGACTCGTTAATTCTTCCCAGCGACTAAATTTTTCTAGTAAACCTAACATTGTCACTGCTCCAAACTTGCTTTAGTTTCAGATATAATTTCAGCAACTCGCCGATCTTTCTCTAATATATCAGTTTTATTACCAACATCCCAAAAAGGTTGTGCATCTGCTCTAGTTTGATGATAAAATTCCCTAAAATTATACTTACAAGCATTTTGATTTTCTTCTCAATGCTGCCACCATGCTACACATTCAGTAAAATCTTCATCCTGTATCAGCTTAATTGTAAGATTTTGTCCTTCTGGTAAGATTGCTTTATCATTATTGTTAAATATAATTACTTGTCATTTTTATCATCTGCCATAAAGAAGATAATTCTATCAATTATTAGAATTAAACGTAAGGAACTTGTAGCAGTACCAAAATTTGTTTGTATTCCGTGGCATATTCCATGACGATTAAGTTTATTTTCTTCATCTATTTCTGAATTATATTCTTTATATAAATAAGCAATCACTTTGGGGAAATTTTCATTAAGTAAATCTACAAATTTATTGTTCATCCAAATTTCTTCCTTCCATTTTCCTATTAATGAATTGACCGCTTTTTCTAGGCATGAGTCATCTAGGTTTTCCCAACAGATAACTCCTTCAAGATTAGCTTCTTTTGCTGCATCTTTTAATAATCCTTCTATTTGTGGTATTAGTGCGGATACACTCAAATAATATTTTTCTTTTAAATGGGCTGTTATTCCTTCTTTTAATATAGAAAATCTTTTTTGTACGTTGCTATTTCTTTTATTTTTCCAATTATCTAAAGTTTCTTCAATTCTTGATGATACCATTAATTTATCTGGTATTAGTTGCTGTTCATAGGCATCCTTTACAACTTGCGAAACCGTTTCACTGTCAAAAGTTGAGGTTGGTAAAATCCAATTGGGAGCAATGCTATTTTCAATTTCTATAATCATAAGTTTCATCATTAATTTGTTAGACACATTACAAAAACTATTTATTAAATCATGAATGAGAAAATTAGTCTATCAAGAACAAGTATTAACTTTAAAGAATTTTTAGCATTACCAAAATTAGTTATTCCTCCATGACAAATACCTTTACGATATAATCCATCATTATTAGGTATTTCTCTATCATCTTTGTACAAATTTTCCAGCATTTTAAATAACTGACTTAGCCTTAAAATATTTCCTATATTGTTAATGTGTTTTTGTCTCCAAATTAGTTCTAATGATTTAATTGCTCTATCAATGTCACGATTTGATAAACCATCACAATCAGAAATTTTCTTCATATTAGTAATATTAGTATTTTTTTCTATTATATCTCTGATAACGCCTTCTACTTGAGGAATTAAAGTTGAAACACTTAAGAAAAAATTGCTTTCGTTATGTGCTTCTAATGCTTCTTTCAGAATAGGATATCTATGTTGTACATTATTAAACTCTTTCCAAGAAGATAAGGTTGTATTTATTCTGTCAACAGTCATTAATTTGTTAATAAAAAATTCGTCTATATCATTTTTATCTCTTCTGCTTTTTGATCTGATAAAATCATTCCATATTATTAAGAAATCTTCTAATTGAGAGGACTGTTCAGGAAAATATTCCATTACAGCCTCATAGTCTGTGGGCATTTCTATAGTTGAAGTTGGTAATATCCATTCAAGTTCAATATCAAATTTTTTTTGTAATATTTCCTTTAATTCTTTTTCCAATCCATCTATCCAATCTATTACTGATTTTGAAAAATTGCCTTTAGAAATCTTAAACTTTATTTCCGAATATTCTTTATAAATATTTTTAATATTATCACACTCTGTCCAACATTGTCGAATATCTGATCCTTTTATATTACCAAGATTTTCTAAATCAATTTTATCTTCTAATGCTTGAGAT contains the following coding sequences:
- a CDS encoding Uma2 family endonuclease — protein: MLGLLEKFSRWEELTSQSALDNVDSDQILLINGINWNIYETLLQQFENTSHYRFKYLEGTLEIMSPSRRHEFDKKLIALLLETYFIEKDIDFYPLGSTTFRREASARGIEPDECYCFDSEKSVPDLAIEVVVTSGGIDDLLIYQGLGVPEVWFWKNHQFSLYFLQGDKYEKISKSEFLPDLDLTLLASLLLSGEKPKDLISKFRKSICKDNS
- a CDS encoding class II aldolase/adducin family protein — protein: MNPTEKYKKVTVKMQTTKPNTPQIPTFTTVEEERLHRQQRLAAAFRLFSRFGFDEGVAGHITARDPENPEHFWVNPFGMHFGLIRVSDLILVNHEGEVIHGNRLVNRAAFAIHSQVHAARPDVVAAAHAHSIYGKSWSSLGRLLDPLTQDACAFYQNHSLFDDYTGVVLDPKEGRRIAQTLGNNKAIILKNHGLLTVGHSIDEAAWWFITMERSCQAQLLAESAGKPSLIKPEYASLTQSQVGSHELGWFSFQPLYEMIVRQEPDLLN